The genomic DNA aaataataatatgcatgtgtTAGAGCCCTTTTGTACCGTTTCTCCTTGGGGTGAGAAAACTGACCTTTTATATAAAGCCTGCGTGCCTAAGGGAGAAACTCTATGCCCATTTGAATAGAACACATCACAACTGCAAACATTTATTAAACCAGAACTCACGGAGTAACCGTCGCCATACTGGAAACTGGATgatgccctctcctctccagtgggaCTCATGGGCTTGGGGTCGGACATGGATCTCTGCATGGCCTTAGGTCCCTTGGGGCTGCCGGTTGGAGAAACTTTGGTCGGATCAGTACTCCCTCTTATTCTCTGTGGGCTTGTATCACCCAATGATTTCTCATAGGACACAAACTCAAGGGATTTGCTCGGGGATATGCAGGGAGATATGGGAGAGTAGAGAACATTGGGGGATTTGGGCGGGGCCTGAAGTGAGGAGGGGTCAGCTCTGAGGTGGCCAGACTGTTCTATCTCCAAGGGCGTGGGCCGTCTCTTGTCTTCCCAATGTGGACTTTCCGAGTCGGAGAGCTCCATCCTGGCGTCCATTCTTACATTCCCCGCAgagtctgtctgtatggagaTCTCAGAGTGAGCCTGAATGGACATATCGGAAGTCTGTCCGCCTCTGTCCCCCCTTGACGTGCGAGGCCTGCTACGTCTGGCCCGAGCAGGCTCCCACTCCTCCTGGTCCTCATCGTCCGTCTGCACGCAGCTGTCTACGCTCTTCTTGGCCGTgcttctcttcttcctccccgCCGTGTAGGCTTTATCGACAACACTGTCCTCGTCATCCGTCTGACACCCACTATCCATGATTTTCCGGGCCAGCTCGGTGCCGTCCGGCCCCAGGACGACTGCCTCCTGCTGGCCGTGCCCCAGCAACACCTCCCCCGGGTACATCTTCCGGAACTTCTGCTCCTCCAGTTGTGCCCGGAGCTGCTCCTGGAGCCTCTGGATCTgctctagctgctgctgctgctgggcatAGGTTTCCTTTTGCATCATGAGGTGGGCCTGGCGCTCATCCTCCTGCTGGCACAGGATGGCCTGCTTCATGGACTGCAGCTCTTCCAGCTCCTTCTGCACCAGCATCTGTTCCTGCTCGCGGAAGCGCTGGATCTCCTGACGCTCCCACTCCAGTTCTTCAGCCAACCGCTGCTGTTTGAACTTCTCCATCTCCAGAATCTCACGCTGCATCTGGTACTGGCCCTCCCCTGGCACACAGGGCGAGGACAGGGCCTCCAGCGAGGCGGCGATAGCCTCCAGGGACGCGTCCGTGTACGAGTCCAGCCTTTCCAGGGCCAGGGTGACCGTTTTGGTGGTGAGGGCCGTGGAGGTGGATATGCCATCTTTAGCGAGCTCCAGGTTGAGGGGGACGTCCCCTTGATCATCTGCAGAGGTGGTGGAGATGAAGCTGTTGGACCGAGTCATGGGCTGGTTCTGGAGAGTGGACAGGGATGGCATGGTGTCGCTGGTGTGCATGCCCGCCGACAGGGAGTTGTAAGTGGTGCTAAATATGGACCCAGGTTGTGTGGTGATGGCATAGGGCGATGGGACTGGTACTGAGACTGAAGAGTACACCACCCCATTGGAGGATCTCAGGACACTGCTCGTGCCAAAGTGTGTCCCAACAGCTCCATTGACTCTGGCTTGGGAATATGGGGGGATTATCATTCCTGAATATAACCCTGAGCCTTTGGTGGAGAAGTCCAAAGCTACACCTGTTGGGGAAAATACATCTATTGAGTCCACAAAAACAGGTAGCCTTAGTGGTGAAACATCAGACAGAAAACCATGCTCCATCGAAAGCAATGCTCCATCGAAAGCCATGCtccattaaaataaataaaaaagcaacaacaaaaatggaAAAACCTCCAGTCTTGCCAGATCATGGATGATGTAAAGTCAAAGCAAACAGCATGCAAGCACATGCATCGGTGTACCAAAAAATGATCATAAAGGTAGAATGAAAAAAAAGGTAAAATGTCCATGCAAACAACTCATGAAAAAAAAGAAGTGAACGAAACAACAAAATACACTAAAATGCCACAGGATCAGCCATGAATAAGCAGAGGCATCTCAAAGTGACATTTCAGCGAGAGGTCGGTGATGTCACTGCACAAACCTGCATCAGATGTCTTGGAGGATGTCAGGTCTACTGCACCCTCTGTGGTGCCATGGAAATTGTAACTGTTCTTGCTCTTATAGAGAAAAAGCCCGGCCTCAGCCAGATTGGTGTCGGACATGGAGGGTTTGATGCAACCGAAGCCCCTCATGTTGTAGGGTGAGCGGTCGTATTGGTAGTGGTCGTCTCGGTAGCCGAAGCGGTCTTCGGGCAATGGCGTAGTGGGCTGCTGGGTGGTGCAGCTACCTGTAAATGGCAGCTTGTAGACAACATCACAGCAGACGGCTCTTCTCCCAGCCGTCAGGTCCACGGGTTTCCCATCCTCTTCTATGATCACAGCCGTGACCACTTCTGCGGAGGAAGCGTCGACCGAAACCACGGTGTTGAAGGGTTTGGCTGTGCTAAGGTCCACTGCACCTGCTACTGTCGGCATCCCGCTGCTCAGACCATTAGCCACACACCCTGGGGCAGGGGTAGGGGCGATAGTGACAGGTGTCTGGAATGTCCCTAAGCCTGTACCAGGTCCTACAGAAAGGTTAATCGGGATCTCAGCATTGTTGCTGGTTGTGGGCTGTGCATCTATGGGCCGATAGATGATCTGACAAACAGGCTCGAAGGCTTTGTTTGTGGTTGTAAGCTGAAGGGGCAGAGAAGGGACTTGGGATATGTTGGTATTTTCGTAACTTTGTATGGTGGCAGCACATGTAACTATGGTGATGCTGTCAGTCACTATGGAAACACTGGTCGACTCAGTGCTGAGATTGACCACTGGGGACTGCACTGCACTTGTCTGACGACTGTTGATGTCTGTGGCCAAGGACTGGCGTCTAACATCTGACGAAGACAGATCCACCACTTTCATGGCCGATTCTGAATTCACCTTCATGGTACGAAGGTCTACTACCTCCCCTGGCTGGTAGCCCTGTGGACTCTGTGTCTGTTGTGGTTTAGGTTTCTCCAGTGAGATTGGAACACCGTTCGCTCTTGGGGCTGGAGGTGGGGGCGGCGACCTTTCGTGTCGGACAGACACCATGGTTCTTTGAACTTCTGTCGTCACAAACTGAGTGACCTGCCCTAACCTGACCTCTGGGGGTGGAGCGGATGCTGAAATAGCCTCAATGACATGACAGGAGCTTGACACAACTTTCTCTGGCCCACATATCTCTTGACTTTCCATGGACTCAGTGATGCGAGTGAATGCCAGGGGCACCCTATTTGTGTGTGGTGGAGGTGGCTGTGGTTGTTTCTggggttgaggatgtggttgataCTGTGTTTGAGGTTGAGGTGGAGGTTGGGCATGTCTTGAAGGAGATGCTGGACCTGGACTGGATGGGGCCTGGGTGGTGATCCCTTCCACTGGAGAGCTGGGCTGGGATGGCAGAGTTATAACCACATAAGTTTCGTGTCGATTGCCGTATCGCGGAGAAGTGGGGGATGGGTGACCCGAGGAGTGACCCGAGGAATGACCTGAGAAGTGACCTGGCCTGCTTTCAGCTGTGGGGCTCAGATTCAGGGCTATATCAGCATGGCCTGTGTGGAGGGCAGTGGGTCTTGGACATTGGATGTGGGCAGGAGAGCCATGCTGAGAGACAGGTTTTGGAGCAAGGGGTGGTTTGATGTTTTCCCCTGGCCTGTGGCTGTACCCCATTCCAGCAGGGATGGCTGGCTTTGGAGGAACCGGTGGGGGGACATGAGGCTGTCTTACCGGCGACCCTTGGGCTGTTGTCATGGCAACATGCTCTGACCTGATTATAGCCTGAGATGGCAGCGGAACAGGGGGTTTCCTGGGGTAAACCGATGGCTTTGGCATGGTGGGAGGGGGCAGTGGAGGGGGTTCAGGAATGTCTGCTTTTTCCTGAGACAGAGCCCTGTGCAGGATGGCTGGTTTGGGGGGTACTGGTGGGGTGGTTGACACTACACTGGGGACAGTGGGGGTGTACTGAGGGAGGGTGGGTAAGGGCGATACACTGGCAACAGCAGGGGCTGAGGACTTCATACTAGACAAGTCCATGACATCCTGTTGGGTTATGTCCAGAGGCTGGTCAGCCTGGGAAGTTTCAATGTGGGTCTGTGGTTGGTCTGAAGTTGTTGATGAGGGGACCTTGCAAGCAACTGATTTGGACTCAGTTTCTGCAGCAGCTGTTAAGGGTGTCTGATCAGCTTTAGGAATGTCTGATGAAGTCTTTGGCTTATCTTGACTTTTGGTCTCAGTGGCCTCTTCATCAGCGTCCTCCTCCCCTGAGGAGCACTGTGTAACCCTCAGGTCTGGTATGGGACGCAGAGCCCTTCTGGATTCAGTGCCTTCGAACTCACCACCAGGGGCCGCCCCAGATATATCAGGACCTTGCTGTGTCGGGCTAGTCCCAGGAGTCAGAACTTTCTTCATGAGTTCCTCATACGCAGCCTCAGCATCGAGCAGTGGTTTCCCATCCTTGCCTATAGTAACTGTAACACTCGTGGAGCTGGTTGGCTCAGTGGGTTGCAATACGATCTCTGGTGTGGGTCTTTCTGACACGGACTGTGCTTTTTTCAGTTCCTGCTCCAGCTGCATGAATTCTTTCTTCTTCTCCATCATGTCTTCGTAAACCTCATCTGGAGATCTCAGTATTTTGGGCTGAGCTGGCACTGAGATTTTCTCAGACTTCTGCTGCTGGACTTTCTTTCCATTTTCATCAACAAGGGACTCATAGGCATAATCTTCTATCAGCATCCCACCATAGAGGGACTCTTTCCCCGGAGGGATGTCCACCTTTTCCTTTGTGGGTGTTCTAGCCTTTAGCATGATCTCTTCGTAGGCTTCGTCTGCAGTTTTCAGGGCTCGTTTTTCAGGGCTTTTATTAGCACCTTGATCAGCTGTTGGAGAGTAGAGAGAAACAGATGTAGGAAGTTGGTATACTTTCTGTACTGCTGCAATCTTTGCAGCATTGATCTCAACTCCCTCTGGTTCTGACTCGATGCTGGGAGAGAAATCGGATAAAGATGATCGCCTGAACTCCTCCATCTCTGCCTCTTGCCTCAGCTCTTCTGTCGGGGAGGCATCTTCAATGGGAGAGAGGTTGCTGGGCGGCGTTTTGGGACGCTCCCGCCTCCTCTGAGCTCTGATCTCCTCTTTGTCCTTCTTCGACTTCTTCCCAGAGCCTTTCTGCTTCTCCTGTTCTCTTagcagctcctcctcctctcgtaACTCCTCTTCCTCAGAAGAGTCTTCGATGGTGGGTAGACCTTGGCCTTGTTGTCTATGCTTCGCTTTCCTGTGCTGTTTCCCCTCGCCACTGTGCATGCGGCTGGGACTACTGCTGTCACTGTCCTCATCCAAAGAGGACAGGGATGTAGGCGATGTCCCAGGGGTGAAGCTGGATGCGTGCAGGCTGGAGGACCCATCGCCCCTGGAGCGATCATCAGGGGAGTTGGTGAGGCTTTCCATCTCAAGTTCTCCATCATCTGACGTACCCGGTATGCGCACAGGGGTGGTAGTCGTGTTGAGCTCGATGGTTCTGAATTGGCGTACTGCCACGACTCTATCTGCCGAAGGCTGTTCCCCTTCCTGAGAGTCTGAGACTTTGGGTTCCGATCCCTCTTTCCATGCCTTGTCAGGTTTATCCAGTGAGAGTTTCCGCTCATCTTCGTCCTCAGGGCTGATGGTGTTCTTCTTGAGGAGCCGCCTGCCTTTTGCCATTGcacttctctccttcccctcccctttcTCCTGCTCCATTCGTTTCCTGTCATGATCTCGGATCTTTCGCCGGATGAGGTTTTCTTCGTCGGACGGCGAAGCATCCTCGTTCTCACTCATCTCCATGATCTGTTTACGAATGAAGTCTTCGTCATCCCCTGACATGGGACTATCTTTCCCTAAGCTCTCACTGCTGTCCTCCAACGAGTCACCCCTGATGTCTGTTGGCACCAGCAGCTTTTTCTTTGCTGAGGCGTCCTTCTTCTCTGAGAGTTCTGGGTCATCCTCTGTGCTGGGAGATTCAGGTGAGAGGGGTAGCACCTCAAGTTTGCGTCTGGTCTTGAGTGAGTCGGTCAGTTTGTCCGAATTGTCCTTTGGTTGTGTAGCCTGGGCCTCTAGTATGGGAAGGACAGTGCTCTCCAGCTTAGCAAGGTCTGAGGGGCTGGTGGGACTGCTATCCTTGGCGACTGTGTTTTTTTCTCCAGGGTCTTTCAGCGTTGCCTGTaaattaaaataataaaacaCAATTATTGTATAATAAATATGTAGATGATAATCATCCATAATTGATCATAAACATTACATTATTTGGAACATTTAAAATGGATATATGAAGATGTATAAAGGGAAGATATTTTTTTTACAACTAATGTCTGTAGATTATTTTACATAACTAAAAGGTCTGTAGAAACATTTGTGAAAAGAGCCCTTCTGACTTGAATCATCTAATTCTCAGCCACTACTGTTGCTACATACTACAGTCACCTCTCCAACTGCATCCACTTCAGCCTCTATTATCCCTTGAATTTCAGGCATTGACTTCTCTTCATTCAGGGGTTTGTCTTCGTCCTGTTTACCAACTACAGGGACTAGGGTGTCAGGTTCTACTACAGGGGCTGGGGCTATAGACACATTTCTAGATACAGTTTCAGATGTTTTAGTCTGCTCTGGTGTTGTTTTGTCTTCTACGCTGCCCTCTCTGTCACTCACAGCTTTCACCTCTGATACTGAAATAGGTTCCTGCTTTTCACTAACTACAGGTGGTGACACaaccactttctctttctctggctGAATGCTCTCAGACACAGAGTCTGTCTTTGGAGTTTGCTCAGATTCATCTTCTTTGGATAATTCTTTCTCTTGCACTGCTTTCTCATCACACACAGTAGGAGTTGGCTCCCTACTCTCAGCTATAGACACCTCTTGTTTATTTTCAGCTATGCTGCCAGCTTCTTCTCCTTCCTGTGTGGGTTTCTCCTCAGAAACGTTCTCAGGGGCTTGTGGCTCACTAGCAGCAGATGATAGTGACGATGCCTCTATAGCTTGTTCTAAGTGCTCTGTTTTGACCTTTTCTTGCTCTTTAGCTTCAGAAGCTGGGGGAGTAGACTCATCCTGGGCTTTTTCAGCCTTATTATCGGCTGTTGGCTCTGGTTCAACCTTGGTATCCACAGATGTCAGATTTTCCTCCTCCGGACCTACACGTTCTGCTCCAGCCTCAGTTTCATCTGTGTTTTTTTCTACTACTGGTGCTGGAGCTTCTACAGCCTCCTGAGGTGGGATCTGATCAACTTTAGCTGATTGTGGTTCAGGTTCTGGGAGCTGTTCAGGGACTTTTTTCTCAAAAGGGGATGGTGAAACTGACTCCTCGGATTTGACTTCTGGGCTGGGTTCAACCACTGTTTCTGACTCTGTCCTTTCGGCATCTCTCTCAGGGCTAACGTTTTCTGGTTCAGCAGCAGGAGGTGCAAGAGAAGCCTCTGGTACTTTCTTTACTCCTGCCTCACTTTCTACAGGCTTCTCCTCAACTTGGGCTGGCGGAATTGGCTCTGCCTCCTTCTCTACAGACTTCTCCTCAACTTTGGCTGGCGGTATTGGCTCTGCCCCCTTCTCTACAGGCTTCTCCTCAACTTGGGCTGGCGGAATTGGCTCTGCCTCCTTCTCTACAGGCTTCTCCTCAACTTGGGCTGGCTGAATTGGCTCTGCCTCCTTCTCTACAGGCTTCTCCTCAACTTGGGCTGGCTGAATTGGCTCTGCCTCCTTCTCCTCAACTTGGGCTGCCTGAATTGCCTCTGCCTCCTTCTCTACAAGCTTCTCCTCAACTTGGGCTGGCGGAATTGGCTCTGCCTCCTTCTCTACAGGCTTCTCCTCAACTTGGGCTGGCTGAATTGGCTCTGCCTTCTTCTCCTCAACTTGGGCTGGCTGAATTGGCTCTGCCTCCTTCTCTACAGGCTTCTCCTCAACTTGGGCTGGCTGAATTGGCTCTGCCTCCTTCTCTACAGGCATCTCCTCAACTTGGGCTGGCTGAATTGGCTCTGCCTCCTTCTCTACAGGCTTCTCCTCAACTTGGGCTGGCTGAATTGGCTCTGCCTCCTTCTCTATAGGCTTCTCCTCAACTTGGGCTGGCGGAATTGGCTCTGCCTCCTTCTCTATAGGCTTCTCCTCAACTTGGGCTGGCGAAATTGCCTCTGCCTCCTTCTCTACAGGCTTCTCCTCAAATTGGGCTGGCAGAATTGGATCTGCCTCCTTCTCTACAGGCTTCTCCTCAAATTGGGCTGGCAGAATTGGGTCTGCCTCCTTCTCTACAGGCTTCTCCTCAACTTTATCAGTaaatagaggaggagatgtgGCTACAGACTCAACTGCCTCAGTTTGTGGAACAGTCTCTACCTCTTTAGGCTGTTCACTCTCAGCAACTACAGGGGGAGTTTCTTCTACCGCAGGGGGCACCTCCTCTTTTTGTGAAGGCACAGGCTCTAGCTCTGCTGGTTTGGGAGATGTACAATCCTCTACCGGCTCATTAGGGGCTTCGGGAGCTGAGGCCGAATTCTCTACAATCTTAACTGGTGGAGCAGGAGCCACCTTTGGCATCTTAGTCTCCACAGCCGTCTCCACAGCTGAACTCTCTGCTACTGGACCTGTATGTACTGAAGACACCTCAGTTGGAGGCTGTTCAACAGTAGTTGCTTGAGGCTCTGGCCCTTTAGGTTTCTCCTCCTGCTCGGTGACTGCAGGAGGTGTAGGAGCTGTCTCCTCAGCTTTAGGTGGATGGCTAGGTTCTTCCTCAATCACCACTGCTTTCCCTTCCTCCTCAGTGACTACAGGAGCTGGCGGTACAGGCTCTGGTGATTGGTCAGGTTGGACAGTAGTTTCCTGTGTGACCGTTTCAGGTGTTGGAATCACCTCTGGCTCTACCGGCTTAGCTTCCTCTTCAAGAACCTTCTCTAGGATGGGCTCCTCTTTCTCACTACCTGCAGAGAGAGACGGTGAGATCTGCTCTGCTGTAGACTCACTCTGCACTGTATCTGGGCTTGGAGTTGGCTCGGGTGCAGCCTCAACAGGCTTTTCTGACTCATTCTCTACAGGGGGGGCAATGACAGGCTCCTCTACAACTGCAGGCTGGAAATCTGATTCTGCCTGAGTAGTGTCGGGTGGTGACTGTTCTTCTGTAACTTTCTCTGGCATACTCTCTGGATGATTCACTACCGGGGCCTCGACAGCACTCTCTGCTACACTCTCTGGCACAGGCTCATCCAGTATAGTCTCAGATATAGCTTCCATCGCTTCAGCCTGCTCTGGGTCTTTCTCCACTGCTGAGGCTTCGACAGCACTCTCCACTACACTCTCTGTCACAGGCTCATCCAGTATAGTCTCAGATATAGCTTCTATCGCTTCAGCCTGCTCAGGGTCTTTCTCCACTGCTGAGGCTTCGACAGCACTCTCCACTACACTCTCTGGCACAGGCTCATCCAGTATAGTCTCAGATATAGCTTCCATCGTTTCAGCCTGCTCTGGGTCTTTCTCCTCTGGGACACTATCAGAGGGAGGGGTGGCATGCTCAGGTGGGATGGGTGTGGTGTCTGTGTTTGCAGACGCAGCGTCTGGTGTTTGGGGCGGGGTGCGTTCTGTTACTACCTTGGACATGGAAAGCGTCTGGGTGTCTTcctttgctgctgctgctgcctctgccTGA from Salmo salar chromosome ssa07, Ssal_v3.1, whole genome shotgun sequence includes the following:
- the LOC106597326 gene encoding protein piccolo isoform X1, encoding MFGSSFLSGANPLNAVSSMTSQVSSGMSSMSSEVTSMGSGVNMPSFGLFDKEEKPGEKPQGGPPGPGSKGPQQGGPRPPGPGQGPRPPGQQGPRPPGQQGPRPTGQGPPGQQGPRTPGPGQGPRPPGQQGPRPPGQGPPGQQGPRPPGQGPPGQQGPRPPVSGQGPPGQQGPRPPVSGQGPPGQQGPRPPGQGPPGQQGPRPPGPGQGPPGQQGPPGPGAQPSGPAKAGGPPGPQGPGKPPGGGLCPLCKSTQLNVGSKEPPNYSNCTMCKNQVCSLCGFSPPDSEGKEWLCLNCQMQRAMGGMDDPPMMGKGSAPPSPSRKDPGKDGKKPNLLIKQQSISDRGLTPPTTPKQKSPGPSSPKGSPQPSPAKSKQESSFFGGLGGISLGGLTDVAKPPAAASQAAESITGTMFSGFGGFTGSAKPDRAKAAAGPQKTAESVTGKMFSGFGGFTETAKPPAAASQMFGFGSSILSSATNLMTTDSVDSVDEKAGSPADSPAGSPAGSPPDSPFSAPGSPPSSPPDSPFSAPGSPPDSDSPDTPPAFKKAPKRAVSLLKDQKSIEAEPPAEPLKAGEPPTPAPGSGAQENCPLCKVELNVGSADTPNYSNCTECKKSVCNLCGFNPTPHLGEKEWLCLNCQTQRALSGQLGDIPPPPSPVKKQLPTATPTPPASPAKVPASPAAAAAASPLTRSPSVTQAEAAAAAKEDTQTLSMSKVVTERTPPQTPDAASANTDTTPIPPEHATPPSDSVPEEKDPEQAETMEAISETILDEPVPESVVESAVEASAVEKDPEQAEAIEAISETILDEPVTESVVESAVEASAVEKDPEQAEAMEAISETILDEPVPESVAESAVEAPVVNHPESMPEKVTEEQSPPDTTQAESDFQPAVVEEPVIAPPVENESEKPVEAAPEPTPSPDTVQSESTAEQISPSLSAGSEKEEPILEKVLEEEAKPVEPEVIPTPETVTQETTVQPDQSPEPVPPAPVVTEEEGKAVVIEEEPSHPPKAEETAPTPPAVTEQEEKPKGPEPQATTVEQPPTEVSSVHTGPVAESSAVETAVETKMPKVAPAPPVKIVENSASAPEAPNEPVEDCTSPKPAELEPVPSQKEEVPPAVEETPPVVAESEQPKEVETVPQTEAVESVATSPPLFTDKVEEKPVEKEADPILPAQFEEKPVEKEADPILPAQFEEKPVEKEAEAISPAQVEEKPIEKEAEPIPPAQVEEKPIEKEAEPIQPAQVEEKPVEKEAEPIQPAQVEEMPVEKEAEPIQPAQVEEKPVEKEAEPIQPAQVEEKKAEPIQPAQVEEKPVEKEAEPIPPAQVEEKLVEKEAEAIQAAQVEEKEAEPIQPAQVEEKPVEKEAEPIQPAQVEEKPVEKEAEPIPPAQVEEKPVEKGAEPIPPAKVEEKSVEKEAEPIPPAQVEEKPVESEAGVKKVPEASLAPPAAEPENVSPERDAERTESETVVEPSPEVKSEESVSPSPFEKKVPEQLPEPEPQSAKVDQIPPQEAVEAPAPVVEKNTDETEAGAERVGPEEENLTSVDTKVEPEPTADNKAEKAQDESTPPASEAKEQEKVKTEHLEQAIEASSLSSAASEPQAPENVSEEKPTQEGEEAGSIAENKQEVSIAESREPTPTVCDEKAVQEKELSKEDESEQTPKTDSVSESIQPEKEKVVVSPPVVSEKQEPISVSEVKAVSDREGSVEDKTTPEQTKTSETVSRNVSIAPAPVVEPDTLVPVVGKQDEDKPLNEEKSMPEIQGIIEAEVDAVGEATLKDPGEKNTVAKDSSPTSPSDLAKLESTVLPILEAQATQPKDNSDKLTDSLKTRRKLEVLPLSPESPSTEDDPELSEKKDASAKKKLLVPTDIRGDSLEDSSESLGKDSPMSGDDEDFIRKQIMEMSENEDASPSDEENLIRRKIRDHDRKRMEQEKGEGKERSAMAKGRRLLKKNTISPEDEDERKLSLDKPDKAWKEGSEPKVSDSQEGEQPSADRVVAVRQFRTIELNTTTTPVRIPGTSDDGELEMESLTNSPDDRSRGDGSSSLHASSFTPGTSPTSLSSLDEDSDSSSPSRMHSGEGKQHRKAKHRQQGQGLPTIEDSSEEEELREEEELLREQEKQKGSGKKSKKDKEEIRAQRRRERPKTPPSNLSPIEDASPTEELRQEAEMEEFRRSSLSDFSPSIESEPEGVEINAAKIAAVQKVYQLPTSVSLYSPTADQGANKSPEKRALKTADEAYEEIMLKARTPTKEKVDIPPGKESLYGGMLIEDYAYESLVDENGKKVQQQKSEKISVPAQPKILRSPDEVYEDMMEKKKEFMQLEQELKKAQSVSERPTPEIVLQPTEPTSSTSVTVTIGKDGKPLLDAEAAYEELMKKVLTPGTSPTQQGPDISGAAPGGEFEGTESRRALRPIPDLRVTQCSSGEEDADEEATETKSQDKPKTSSDIPKADQTPLTAAAETESKSVACKVPSSTTSDQPQTHIETSQADQPLDITQQDVMDLSSMKSSAPAVASVSPLPTLPQYTPTVPSVVSTTPPVPPKPAILHRALSQEKADIPEPPPLPPPTMPKPSVYPRKPPVPLPSQAIIRSEHVAMTTAQGSPVRQPHVPPPVPPKPAIPAGMGYSHRPGENIKPPLAPKPVSQHGSPAHIQCPRPTALHTGHADIALNLSPTAESRPGHFSGHSSGHSSGHPSPTSPRYGNRHETYVVITLPSQPSSPVEGITTQAPSSPGPASPSRHAQPPPQPQTQYQPHPQPQKQPQPPPPHTNRVPLAFTRITESMESQEICGPEKVVSSSCHVIEAISASAPPPEVRLGQVTQFVTTEVQRTMVSVRHERSPPPPPAPRANGVPISLEKPKPQQTQSPQGYQPGEVVDLRTMKVNSESAMKVVDLSSSDVRRQSLATDINSRQTSAVQSPVVNLSTESTSVSIVTDSITIVTCAATIQSYENTNISQVPSLPLQLTTTNKAFEPVCQIIYRPIDAQPTTSNNAEIPINLSVGPGTGLGTFQTPVTIAPTPAPGCVANGLSSGMPTVAGAVDLSTAKPFNTVVSVDASSAEVVTAVIIEEDGKPVDLTAGRRAVCCDVVYKLPFTGSCTTQQPTTPLPEDRFGYRDDHYQYDRSPYNMRGFGCIKPSMSDTNLAEAGLFLYKSKNSYNFHGTTEGAVDLTSSKTSDAGVALDFSTKGSGLYSGMIIPPYSQARVNGAVGTHFGTSSVLRSSNGVVYSSVSVPVPSPYAITTQPGSIFSTTYNSLSAGMHTSDTMPSLSTLQNQPMTRSNSFISTTSADDQGDVPLNLELAKDGISTSTALTTKTVTLALERLDSYTDASLEAIAASLEALSSPCVPGEGQYQMQREILEMEKFKQQRLAEELEWERQEIQRFREQEQMLVQKELEELQSMKQAILCQQEDERQAHLMMQKETYAQQQQQLEQIQRLQEQLRAQLEEQKFRKMYPGEVLLGHGQQEAVVLGPDGTELARKIMDSGCQTDDEDSVVDKAYTAGRKKRSTAKKSVDSCVQTDDEDQEEWEPARARRSRPRTSRGDRGGQTSDMSIQAHSEISIQTDSAGNVRMDARMELSDSESPHWEDKRRPTPLEIEQSGHLRADPSSLQAPPKSPNVLYSPISPCISPSKSLEFVSYEKSLGDTSPQRIRGSTDPTKVSPTGSPKGPKAMQRSMSDPKPMSPTGEERASSSFQYGDGYSGKSSSGSTPTGTGKKVKRTLPNPPSEEEATAAGQTAYSTGSARRRMCRNTNMARAKILQDIDRELDMVERESSKLRHKQAELDEEEKEIDAKLRYLEMGINRRKDALLKEREKRERAYLQSVAEDRDYMSDSEVSNIRETRSGRGSGEDEEIGSHGLERPRTAPQSELDDFVPPQTTHEAQYGTYSQYQYPLSQTLYQQQSLYQSPQSYQSQSIYSSVPSLSSSQQQSYHQMLLLQQKAARQAALIQELDASSKYEVISRQPDPVSSAYMGGVRYDKYGNHLDLRALEVGGSMAGSPMSNVSADSFYGDVEHHHHTPRSYVLLEDAAELAKSSTSLASSSYAQAEKELAKAERLLRRSAADLTSTDYLGSSSRLHSGYGKTPDDEDSMDDPYELKLLKQQLKQEFRRSTGGTESLDPLTGLSHNYYGTPSSGVSSSQSYSQRHYPKTEKYSISRLTLEKQAAKQLPASMLYQKHKAPLTDPKVSKYSSMQDGRSLETDYTSYLGSSNVSASPRSSRLLQDEITFGLRKNIAEQQKYLGSTLGANLAGSLNFGQSLALDSTSYPSGSRSRPSSRPNSVYGLDLSLKRDLSSSSLRLKGDGEAASDSYQMPSGRAKPTSLPIVQGGRGRIPIVAQNSEEESPLSPVGQPMGMARASAGPLPPISADSRDQFGSCLSLQDSQQQQHLREEPTRGRGYVLMDDLQGTMSDCEALSDSMLALNRDDPPQSHENIPNAYHLQREATDWFDKPREGRPENGQGPDRRQGKVVYYPFPHTRVKLQRDPKDRSVSGNGLGIRVVGGKEVPGTNGDIGAYVAKVLPGGVAQQTGKILEGMQVLEWNGLPLTGKTYEEVQGLVVQQCGEAELCVRLDLNMLADSEGSQHLDLPDQNKPGDRPPRSPGVDPKQLAAELQKVSQQQAPPPTTATSSSSTVGGEKGPHSAVSGAASATSSAIQSPGQPGSPSVSKKRHSSKSADAVKTQSHPVTGEIQLQINYDKQLGNLIVHVLQARNLAPRDNNGYSDPFVKVYLLPGRGQVMVVQNASAENKRRSKQAGQSLNPEWNQTVIYKNIHLEQLRKKLLEVSVWDYDKCSSNDFLGEVLMDLSNTANMDNVPRWLPLKEQSEGEHHRRSLSAQGRQHSPKPPSQHASPKTPAHGNQDSPKPPSQHASPKTPAHGNQDSPKSSVIKSRSHGIFPDPAKDTQVPTIEKSHSSPGTSKPSPSEGHSQHTPRAAPRAAPRKSARQHQQDGDGGVAVATGEAPASQQQHRLQPTRPGRSGDAQVTAASLDSGLSGSAYSLLEDEGGTNAVDSAIFQVPRFGKIPNGTDVMMSPMSNMDSEGKTQVMGEIKIALRKELKTEGDQLVLEILQCRNITYKFKSPDHLPDLYVKLYVVNIATQKRIIKKKTRVCRHDREPSFNETFRFCMNPTGHSLQLFLVSNGGKFIKKTLIGEAYIWLDKVDVRKRVVSWHKLLASSAQIHS